The sequence AAACTCAACTACTATCGGCTAGAAGCCGATAGTAGTTGAGTTTATAAGGTATAATTATGACATTGATAAAGTCTAAAAATATAAAATCTCAAAAACACCTCAAGACATTATAAATACCAAAATTATTCAATTCATAAGATTTTGATTTACAGATTACGTAATGAGCAAGCAAAGCAGGAAATTTTTCTAAAGATGTGTTTTAAACAGCTTTTGTTACCTGGGGCATTTTGTTTTGCTGGTGCATTATCAGGATTATTATTTACTTTTTCTGTATTATCTACTTCTTTTGTTAGAAAGCTATCTTCAAAATCAGACGTTATTATATTTTCAAGTTCATTCATATTATGTTCATAAGAATTACTACCAATATCCCAAGATGTATACATATAAATTACCTACAATTATCAACCAATGGGGGAGTTATATATAGCCTTCACAACTATGTCAAGAGCTTTTTAACAGCCACTCCTCTATTTATATAAGTATTCTCCATGCCAAAGATATCCAATGGACTTCTTTCGAAACTCTACTTCTGTGGGAAATTGCGTTGTCGCTTCGGTGCTAAAATCCTCATATATGTTTAATACACTGCGGTTTTCCGCTCCGTGTGCTCCTAGCCCTGTGAATAAAATTTTAGGCAAGCCGTAAGGGCTGCAACAAAGTTTAAAACGGCTTCACAACAACCATAATAACTATGATTATTATTAATACTGTTACTACTTCATTTAAAATGCGAAAATAAACATGAGTTTTCTTGTTGGAATTCTTTTCAAAATCTTTTCTATATTTTGCAAGCAGCATATGAATAATTAACATCAAAATCACTGCCAATGCTTTGACGTGGAACCATCCTTCGCGATATGCCTCTCTTATAATCATTAAGGTTATTCCCAGGCTAAATGAAAAGAGCATCGCGGGATTTATGATATATCTTAAAAGCCTCTTCTCCATTATTTGGAGCAAGCTATCATTTTCAGAGCCTGACTTCACGTTTGCATGATAAACATAAAGTCTTGGTAAATAAAGCATACCTGCCATCCACATAATGACAGAGATAATATGAAAAGCTTCAAGCCAGTGATAGTAATCCATGCAGATTTATTATAAAATGTTTAAAATTTCTGATATTATATGTTAATTTAATGAAAAAGAAATTAATATGAAAGCGGAAAATTTCACTAAAGAACAGGTTATTGAGTTCTACAAGAAAATGCTACTCATACGTAGATTTGAAGAAAAATCAGGACAATTGTATGGAATGGGATTAATAGGCGGTTTTTGTCACCTATCAATAGGGCAAGAAGCAGTTGCAGTTGGAACTCACGCTGCATCAAAATCTGGCGACTCTTTTATTACAAGTTACAGGGATCATGGCCTAATGCTCGCATGCGATTCGGATCCAAATGTTGTAATGGCTGAGCTTACCGGCAAAGAAACAGGCTGCTCAAAAGGTAAAGGCGGTTCAATGCACATATTTGATACAGAAAAAAAATTCTTTGGTGGACATGGAATAGTTGGAGCACAAGTTCCAATCGGTACGGGCATGGCATTTGCTAATAAATATAAAAAAAATGATAACATAGTACTTACATATTTTGGTGATGGTGCCGCAAATCAGGGGCAAGTATACGAATCATTTAATATGGCATCTTTGTGGAAATTACCTGTGATTTACATCATAGAAAATAATGAGTATGCGATGGGAACATCCGTGCAAAGGTCAACTTTAGTAACTGAGCTATATAAAAGAGGAGAAAGTTTTGGTATTCCTGGAAAACAAGTTGATGGTATGAACTTTTTCTCTGTTTATGAGGCTACAAAAGAAGCCGCTGAGTATGCACGTAATGGGAAAGGTCCTATGCTTCTTGAAATGAAAACATATCGATACCGCGGTCACTCAATGTCAGATCCTGCAAATTACCGTTCAAAAGAAGAAGTTGAAAATGTAAAACAAAATCATGACCCTATAGAAACTTTGAAGAAATATATGGTAGATAGCAAAATTGCTTCTGAAGAAGAATGCAAACAACTCGATAAAGGAATACGCGACTTAGTTAAAAAATCAGAGGATTTTGCAAAGAACAGCAAAGAGCCAAGTATTGATGAATTGTACACTGATGTTTACAAATGAACTCATTGCCAGTATTATAATACGATGAGGTCAAATTTCATTAGGTTGTGAGTGTGAAAGAATTGCAAGAAGAGTTAATTGGAATAATTGCTTTGATTCCTATTATAAATGAAAAAAATGAATTAGAAATTGAAAAGAAAAAAGCTCTAGAAATTATCATAAAATTAGAAAAACACATAAATGATCAGATAGAGCATGGAAATATTAAGATGACAGCTCTAGGTTATGTAGCTAAATCTTATAATCCAGCTATCGATGAAGAAAATAAGAAAGCGCTAGAAGAACTAAAAACTGCTATTAGAAAGGCTGGTGGAAAAATATCAACAATAAGATTTTCAACTAAATTGCCATTTTATGCAGTATTTCCAACGGCAGCATTATCATTTTGCAGTGCGCTCTGTTTTATTGGAAAATCCATAAGCGGAGGTGATGTTAGAATTGCTGGATATTTATCTATATTCGCATTATTGGCTTGCATAGGTTTAGGAATAATAATTAAAAAGAGTGGAGTAGTGCAAGAAGAAAGATTACGCAGAATAGAAGCGCTTTATAATACACAAAGAGAAGAGGAATCTGAAAAAATAGTAGCATTATATGTAAACTCATCATCTCTCATTGCAGGATGTCTTTTGGTGCCTAGCATGTTTACAGCGTTATTATCATCGGTTAGCTTTGCAGTTGTTCTAAGTAAGGATATAGCAGGAGGCAATACCCAAGCTGCTTTGTATTCCTTTATGTTTGGATCCTTAATTTTTATATTAGGCATAACAGCATCATTTGTAGTTTTGCTCGATGCGATGGAGAATATAATACAGCCTAATATAGCACAACTTGGCACGCAAGAAGAGCAAGACTTACTGATTAGCCAAGTGTTTCCACAGACTGTGCAAAATTCTCAGGGAGTGGCGCGCTAATAGTAATATTCTTATTATTTGACAATTTTAAAGATAAAATGCTTTTATTCCAGCGCATGACGCTGGAGTCGAAGAAAAAGAAAGTAAAGTACTTTCAGAAATATTAAATTATCAATTGTAAGATAACACAGATGTTGTATATTACCTTTCATTCCCATCTTGGCATCTTGGATTTACTATAGCAACAGGCTTATTAGCAGTATGGCTGATTATTTTGCCGCTTAAATTTTTACCAATAGCAGCATATATACCAGGACCTTGTGTCATTTTTGTCTTTTTGGTTGCACTTTCGTTGTTATCAGATGTATTTTTTCTTTTTGTATTGGTGTTGTTACTATGCATAATTAACCCCCTAGACACATTAGCATTTTTCATAATGATATCAATGTTTATTTATGAATTGATATTATTGCCTGCCATAAAAACATTTTCGTTGTGATTAAAGCTCTTAAGATGTATATTAATGAGTCTTGTTTTCAGTAAAGAATGAAAGTAATAATTGTAATTATAATGCTGCTCTGTAGTGGTTACGCAGCGGCAAGTGAGCGAATAAACATAGTGGATAAAAAATTATCCCAAGGGCATGTAGCTCCAGTGTTTGCGGAAAATAGCATTATTTTAGCTGATAAACATGGGGCGTTATATTCCTTTGACATTGATAATTCAAGAGCTCTCAATTGGAGATCACATCCATCACATAGAAAAAAAATTGGTAACATAAGCTTATCGAGTTATGGAGAAGATGTTTTCTTTATAGTGGATAACATTCTATATAGAATAGATGCGAAGACTGGTGGAGTTAAATGGGAAAGAGAGTTAAGAGCACCAGTAAGAGGAAAAGCAGTAGCAATAAACGACAAGTTGCTAGTATTAACCATTGATAATAATCTGCATGCGTTTGATATAAAAGATGGAAGCTCTGTTTGGACTCATCAAAATGGTATGAACGAGATTCGAGGTTTACATTCTGTATCGCCAGCAGTTTCAGGCGACAAAATAATAGCACCTTTTTCAAATGGGGATCTGATAGCCTTCAGTGGAGATGGCAAAAAATTATGGAGCCAAAAATTATTTACAAATCTTTTGGATACACAGCTCACAGATATCACTACCACGCCAAAAGTACATGGTGATGTTTTGGTAGCTACAAATAATTCATATGTTTGTGGTATTGATATAAAATCAGGGAATATTTTATGGTCAAAGCCATTGCAAGTAAAAAGTATATCGGATATTGAGTCATACTACAGTCCACTAGTTAAGGAGCAAAGAGAGGGTGGCAGGGTTTTTATTATTACTAAAGATAATAAAATAGTTGGCATTGATATACTAAGTGGTGAAACAGTCTGGACATCAGGTTCAATAGAAAAGACGCAATTATTTGCTCCAATTATGCATGCTCATACGCTGTGGGTAGTAGGTAACAAAGGTTCAATGTTTGCTTTTCCAGGTTCAGATAGGGCAGGGAAGGTGGTAAAAATACCGGGTAATGTATTTCATACTCCAGTATTTACTCGTGATAAGATATATGTAACAACTGAAAAAAATGGTGTTTATTCTTTAGAAAATAGGTTTATTCTTTATGACTGATTATTATGATCTGATTGTTATAGGTGGTGGTCCAGGTGGTTATAAATGCGCTATTGCTGCTGTAAAGCTTGGGCTAAAAGTTGCCTGCGTAGATAAAAATAGTATCTTTGGTGGTACGTGTTTACGAGTTGGGTGTATACCTTCCAAAGCATTACTTCACTCTTCCTATCAGTATTCTCATACAAAAAATAATCTGTCAAAGCTTGGCATAAAAGTAAAGGATGTGAATTTCGACTTGAAAGAAATGCTGAGCTATAAAGATGCTAGAGTTCAAGAGCTAGGGCAGGGAATAGACTACCTGTTTAACCTTTATAAAATTACTAAAGTGAGTGGAGTTGGCAAAATTACTTCTTTTGATCAAGGTAATCTTGAAGTTTCAGTTGAAGGTAAGGTGCTGAAAACAAAAAACATAGTAATTGCAACAGGATCTGATGTTAGTTCTTTGCCAGGCATTGATATTGATGAGAAAAATATTATTTCATCTACCGGTTCACTATCTTTAACTGAAGTGCCAAAAAAGCTTGTTGTAATCGGAGCTGGAGCTATAGGACTTGAAATGTCTTCTGTATGGAGCAGATTAGGGGCTGAAGTTACTGTAGTAGAATTTTTTGATAGGATTGCTGCAGCAATGGATAATGAACTTAGCAAGTCATTGCTTTCTAGTCTGCAAAAGCAAGGAATAAAATTTTTACTCAGCACTAAAGTTGAAGAAATAAAACAAAGCGGTAATTCTTTCAATGTAAAAGTCTGTTCTGTAAAAGATAATCAAACAAGTACTATAGAAGCAGATAAGGTTTTAGTGGCAGTAGGGCGCAAGCCATGCACTGAAGGTCTTGGTATTGATGAAAGAGTAGAAAGAGATAATCGTGGCTTCGTTCAAGTTAATAGCAAATATGAAACTAATGTGAAAGGAATATTTGCTATTGGTGATGTGGTTGGTGGAGCAATGCTTGCTCATAAAGCAGAAGAAGAGGGGGTAGCAGTTGCAGAGATAATAGCAGGACAATCGCCTCATGTTGATTATGAAATAATACCATCGGTTATTTACACTCACCCTGCTGTTTCTTCAATCGGTAAAACTGAGGAAGAATTGAAAAGCGCTGGACGTAAGTATAAAGTTGGTAAGTGCCAGTTTGCTGCAAATGGAAGAGCAAGAATTACCGATGATGCAGAAGGGTTTGTGAAAGTGCTGACTTGCAGCGGGGCGGATACGATACTCGGTGTACATATCATAGGAGCATATGCTGATACATTAATCAACGAGGCAGCAGTTGCCATGGCATATGGTGCAGCAGCAGAGGATATATATAGAATTTGTCACTCTCATCCTGATATAAATGAAGCTTTCAGAGATGCGTGTATCGATGCTTTCTTTAAAAAGTAATCGTGGACGTTGGTTCAATTATTGAGAAATGGTATGAATGGCTGAGGTGCAATAGGTCCTATTCTCCTAATACTTTAGAGTCTTACATGAGAGATTTGAGAGATTTTATGAATTTCTTGAATAAACACATTGGTGAAGAAGTAAATGTTGGCACTCTGAAAAAATTAAGCGTACCTGAGTTAAGAAGCTGGCTTAGCTCACGTTATACAAGAGGTGTAGGTGCAAGATCAAATAACCGCGCACTGTCAGTAATCAGAAATTTCTTCAGATATATAAAAAATAATTATGAAATAGAGAATGAGGCTGTATTTTTATTGTCAAGACCAATTCAAAGAAGGACTCTACCAAAGGCATTATCGATACCTGATATAAAAACCTTGGTAGAAAAAATGGAATTATCTGACCTTGGTGAACCATGGGTTGTAAAAAGAGAAATTGCGATTGTTGTGCTGCTCTATGGAGCAGGCTTAAGAATTAGCGAAGCGCTGAATCTTAGAGTTAGTGATATCGGCTCTGAAAATTTAATAATTACAGGTAAGGGAGACAAACAAAGGCAGGTATTCATTCTTCCAGTAGTAAAAAATTGTATACAAGTGTATATCAAAGCTTGCCCTCACCTTGGCGTTAATAATAAAACAGAACATCTTTTTTTAGGTCTTAGAGGAAAAAAATTAGGCAGAACGTATATTGCGAATCGTTTGCAGAAAATAAGAAGAATGTTAAATCTACCAGAAATCTTATCACCACATGCATTTCGTCATAGTTTTGCTACACATTTGCTTCAGGGAGACGTTGATATTAGCTCAATACAGCTATTGCTTGGCCATTCAAGTTTGGACACCACTCAAATTTACACTCACTTAAATGATCAGGATGTTTTTAATATGTATAAAAATTTTCAAAAAAGCTTGAAGCAAAAGTTAAAAACTCCGTGATAAGTAATGGAATTTCTATAAGATTTATAAATTAACCGAATAACCCAAATAGTCTACCAGGTCGAGGTGGCCATCATACAATGTGATTGGATAGACGGTATTGCCTTCAATTTGAAAATTACCTTCGTGGTCCTGAATTCTAACATCCAGCTCTTCAGAATGTTCATTAGATCCACGATGATGATCAATATGATGAAATTTACCATTCTCAAAAAATCCAAATTCGTCGATTAAAGTGCCTATTTTCTTATCTTTTGCAATTTCATACACATCAGCTCTATAATCCTCAAGAGATTGCCCTTCGAGCTCGCCTTGCGTTACAGCGAATAATGGGGTATGCGTGTGATAATAATATTTGCTCAAGTCAATATTTGCTGCATTTTTTATGTATTTTAAGTCAATTAATTTGTGCTCTTCTGGTAAGTCTGCATACTCCGGATCGTACTTTTTGTGGTCAAAAAATAAATTTCCAAGATTATTACAAAAAGCTAATTTGTAGTTGTCAAGGCCATCTTCAACCACTTTGAGAAAGTGAAAATTTTTTGGAATTAATGTATTTTCGCCTGTTATATGATTACGTATATATAGGTCATCATTTTTGAAGAAATATCCAATTTCTAAAAAAGTTGCGATAACAACACTTTTTCCTTCTATTTCCAGCTCAATATTCGCCTCATTTTTATTCTGATCATAAGATTCCCCCTGCGTGACTCTTAATTGAAGTTTTTGCTGAAATTCTGCCGCGCTTCTCTTTGATCTAGCATCTGAAGCTAAGATATCTACATCATTTTCCATTAAATTTTTCAGTAGACTTTCCACATCACCATCTCCTTTTTTACCATGTTTTCCATCTCTACCTCGTGGACCTGTGGATCCATCCTCCCCTTTCTCACCTTGTTCACCACGTGGGCCTTCAGGACCATCATCTCCTTTTAATGATCGTTTAAATCTGGCATTATGTGCTAATCTATGAACAACTTCCAAAGAATCTGCATCTTGTCCTGCTGGGCCTTGCTCTCCAGGTAAACCTGCTGCGCCATCTTCTCCTTGATCGCCTTTTTTACCGTGTTTTCCATCTCTACCTCGTGGACCTGTGGACCCATCTTCTCCCTTATCACCTTGATCACCATTTTTACCGTGTTTTCCATCTCTACCTCGTGGACCTGTGGACCCATCTTCTCCCTTATCACCTTGATCACCATTTTTACCCTGTTTTCCATCTCTACCTCGTGGACCTGTGGACCCATCTTCTCCCTTATCACCTTGATCACCATTTTTACCCTGCTTTCCATCTCTACCGCGTGGACATGTGGTACCATCATCTCCTTTATCACCTTGTTTTCCCTCTGGACCTTCATCTCCTTTTTGACCATGTTTTCCATCTCTACCTCGTGGACCTGCAACACCATCCTCTCCTTTATCACCTTGTTTTCCCTCTGGACCTTCAGGGCCATCATCTCCTTTTAATGACCGTTTAAATCTGGAATTGTGAGCTAATCTATTCATAATTTCTGAAGGATCTGCATCTTGTCCTTGCTCACCTTGGATGCCATCATCTCCTCTTTCACCGTCATCTCCTTTTTTCCCATGTTTTCCTTCTCTACCTCGTGGACCTGTGGATCCATCCTCCCCTTTATCACCTTGTTTTCCCTCTGGACCTTCAGGACCATCATCTCCTTTTAATGACCGTTTAAAACGTGTATTTTGTGCTAATCTATTCGTAATTTCAGAAGAATCTGCATCTTGCCCTGCTGGACCTTGACCTCCAGGTAGACCTGCCGCACCATCTTCTCCTTGATCACCTTTTTTACCATGTTTTCCGTCTCTGCCTTGTGGACCTGTGGATCCATCCTCTCCTTTGTCACCTTGTTTTCCCTCTGGACCTTCAGGACCATCATCTCCTTTTAATGACCGTTTAAATCTGGAATTGTGAGCTAATCTATTCATAATTTCTGAAGGATCTGCATCTTGTCCTTGCTCACCTTGGATGCCATCATCTCCTCTTTCACCTTGCTCACCTTTAGGTCCTCTTGCCCTTCCAGGATTGTTCCTTAACGCTGCTGTAACAGCACCTGCTTTAGTGTTGAAAAAGTGGCTAAGAATATGATCAATAGTTGCATTAGCTTCACCTGCATTCGTGCTTAAGCCAGCATGCTTAAGCAGATCATGAGCTAATCTTTCCTGATTCACTTTAGTTTCAACAAGCCCTCTAGCTCCATTGGTATTTAAACCACTATGTATAAGAAGATATTTAGCTAGCGCCCATCCATTTATGTTACCTGCTACAAGCTTGTTAGCATTGGATTGACTTATAGCACTTTTCTGCAAAAGCAATTCAGCAAGTTTTTCCGCAAATTTTTCATATTTTTTAAAGGCATCTGGATCGGGGTTATTTTGCCTTGTAGCATCACTTGTTATCATATTGACAGTAGCTTCTGCGATGTTTTTCGCTTCTCTTGGAGTTATGTTCTTTACTACTCCTTCAGTTAGTTTTGTTGCATCAACTTTATCTACAAAATCTTGCGGACTAAGATTAACTTTATTAGCAACCTGAGTTGCTAGAGTTTCACCACCTCTACCTGTTGCATCAAGTACTGCTTTTCCTAAATCGTTTGGTTTCTGATTAACTAATAAATCAGCAACTTGTCCTGCAGTTGCAGCAAAACCAGGAGGACCTTGTAGTCCTGTATCTCCCTTAGCACCATCTTTTCCTTGTGAACCTGGATCACCTTTAAAACCTTGAATGCCTTGTAGTCCTTCTGGACCTATAGCACCAGGACTTCCTGCTGGACCAGGAAGTCCTGGTTTACCTGGATCACCTTTTTCACCATCTTCTCCTTTTAGCGATCGTTTAAAACGAGAATTATGTGCTAATCTATTCACAATTTCTGCAGGATCTGCATCATCTCCTTTTAACCCTTGAGCTCCATCAGCACCAGCTTTGCCTGGTTTACCTGGATCACCTTTTTCACCATCTTCTCCTTTCAATGATCGTTTAAAACGAGAATTATGTGCTAATCTGTTCACAATTTCTAAACCAATATTTTCTATAACAGCATTTTGCATATCAGTATCTTGTGCAATCTTCGCTGGCATTTCTTCCCGAATATGTTCTACAAGTGTCTTGCCATTCATTGCAGATATGGGTTTCTCAAGTATTATCTTTCCAAGCTTGTCAAACTGATCAGTAACCAATTTTTCAGCAACTTTTGAAGGATCTGCATCATCACCTTTAGCACCTTTATCACCCTTAATGCCTTGTCGACCTTCTGGTCCTCTTGAACCTGGAACTCCATCAAGACCATTAAGACCTTTTAGTGCTTTTCCAGGATCAGTTCTTAATGCTTTTGAAACAGCATTTTGCAAAGTCTGATTCGCTGCAACTTCATTAACAACTGCATTCTTCAAGATAGCAGCCACACTTAGTTCATTAATACTGCCAACTTTACTATTATCAAAATCACTAATATCTGCAGATGTTAAGGTACTTTTTAAATAGGTTCTAATGTTTGGAAAGAGATTTAAATCTTCCATTT is a genomic window of Wolbachia endosymbiont of Folsomia candida containing:
- a CDS encoding collagen-like protein, giving the protein MSGDNKYILTLHYDLSHGLSNYNDCHQVSRDVSRGANTYNFITLCDEAFAGHYKPYLTDNTSSLYGSLTANGCYSFEQKTGQTKGTFSFFIIYPDKLMPNGGGSGEIIKFATGIITNIDNDMLYLKTSKEGLILCKQNGTSIGWNMVHCPSYNSSRNSIDGLGITEYDYTGRFGNSSVQYNPDASDHNSPIQYYRKLVIPKSDIKDSSIDFTDSSKPQYVIKANATVGEQVSISHYNHNTDTVGQYAGKLNDKTLLAFIDSNAKTHHLVFGNPFDDSNNLKDIEFNETHISLFKDKSTGKFKYYFSDKEGNKTSNPKLTNYCDNSDNCKMEDLNLFPNIRTYLKSTLTSADISDFDNSKVGSINELSVAAILKNAVVNEVAANQTLQNAVSKALRTDPGKALKGLNGLDGVPGSRGPEGRQGIKGDKGAKGDDADPSKVAEKLVTDQFDKLGKIILEKPISAMNGKTLVEHIREEMPAKIAQDTDMQNAVIENIGLEIVNRLAHNSRFKRSLKGEDGEKGDPGKPGKAGADGAQGLKGDDADPAEIVNRLAHNSRFKRSLKGEDGEKGDPGKPGLPGPAGSPGAIGPEGLQGIQGFKGDPGSQGKDGAKGDTGLQGPPGFAATAGQVADLLVNQKPNDLGKAVLDATGRGGETLATQVANKVNLSPQDFVDKVDATKLTEGVVKNITPREAKNIAEATVNMITSDATRQNNPDPDAFKKYEKFAEKLAELLLQKSAISQSNANKLVAGNINGWALAKYLLIHSGLNTNGARGLVETKVNQERLAHDLLKHAGLSTNAGEANATIDHILSHFFNTKAGAVTAALRNNPGRARGPKGEQGERGDDGIQGEQGQDADPSEIMNRLAHNSRFKRSLKGDDGPEGPEGKQGDKGEDGSTGPQGRDGKHGKKGDQGEDGAAGLPGGQGPAGQDADSSEITNRLAQNTRFKRSLKGDDGPEGPEGKQGDKGEDGSTGPRGREGKHGKKGDDGERGDDGIQGEQGQDADPSEIMNRLAHNSRFKRSLKGDDGPEGPEGKQGDKGEDGVAGPRGRDGKHGQKGDEGPEGKQGDKGDDGTTCPRGRDGKQGKNGDQGDKGEDGSTGPRGRDGKQGKNGDQGDKGEDGSTGPRGRDGKHGKNGDQGDKGEDGSTGPRGRDGKHGKKGDQGEDGAAGLPGEQGPAGQDADSLEVVHRLAHNARFKRSLKGDDGPEGPRGEQGEKGEDGSTGPRGRDGKHGKKGDGDVESLLKNLMENDVDILASDARSKRSAAEFQQKLQLRVTQGESYDQNKNEANIELEIEGKSVVIATFLEIGYFFKNDDLYIRNHITGENTLIPKNFHFLKVVEDGLDNYKLAFCNNLGNLFFDHKKYDPEYADLPEEHKLIDLKYIKNAANIDLSKYYYHTHTPLFAVTQGELEGQSLEDYRADVYEIAKDKKIGTLIDEFGFFENGKFHHIDHHRGSNEHSEELDVRIQDHEGNFQIEGNTVYPITLYDGHLDLVDYLGYSVNL
- the hemJ gene encoding protoporphyrinogen oxidase HemJ, yielding MDYYHWLEAFHIISVIMWMAGMLYLPRLYVYHANVKSGSENDSLLQIMEKRLLRYIINPAMLFSFSLGITLMIIREAYREGWFHVKALAVILMLIIHMLLAKYRKDFEKNSNKKTHVYFRILNEVVTVLIIIIVIMVVVKPF
- the lpdA gene encoding dihydrolipoyl dehydrogenase, translated to MTDYYDLIVIGGGPGGYKCAIAAVKLGLKVACVDKNSIFGGTCLRVGCIPSKALLHSSYQYSHTKNNLSKLGIKVKDVNFDLKEMLSYKDARVQELGQGIDYLFNLYKITKVSGVGKITSFDQGNLEVSVEGKVLKTKNIVIATGSDVSSLPGIDIDEKNIISSTGSLSLTEVPKKLVVIGAGAIGLEMSSVWSRLGAEVTVVEFFDRIAAAMDNELSKSLLSSLQKQGIKFLLSTKVEEIKQSGNSFNVKVCSVKDNQTSTIEADKVLVAVGRKPCTEGLGIDERVERDNRGFVQVNSKYETNVKGIFAIGDVVGGAMLAHKAEEEGVAVAEIIAGQSPHVDYEIIPSVIYTHPAVSSIGKTEEELKSAGRKYKVGKCQFAANGRARITDDAEGFVKVLTCSGADTILGVHIIGAYADTLINEAAVAMAYGAAAEDIYRICHSHPDINEAFRDACIDAFFKK
- a CDS encoding PQQ-binding-like beta-propeller repeat protein; this translates as MKVIIVIIMLLCSGYAAASERINIVDKKLSQGHVAPVFAENSIILADKHGALYSFDIDNSRALNWRSHPSHRKKIGNISLSSYGEDVFFIVDNILYRIDAKTGGVKWERELRAPVRGKAVAINDKLLVLTIDNNLHAFDIKDGSSVWTHQNGMNEIRGLHSVSPAVSGDKIIAPFSNGDLIAFSGDGKKLWSQKLFTNLLDTQLTDITTTPKVHGDVLVATNNSYVCGIDIKSGNILWSKPLQVKSISDIESYYSPLVKEQREGGRVFIITKDNKIVGIDILSGETVWTSGSIEKTQLFAPIMHAHTLWVVGNKGSMFAFPGSDRAGKVVKIPGNVFHTPVFTRDKIYVTTEKNGVYSLENRFILYD
- a CDS encoding tyrosine-type recombinase/integrase encodes the protein MDVGSIIEKWYEWLRCNRSYSPNTLESYMRDLRDFMNFLNKHIGEEVNVGTLKKLSVPELRSWLSSRYTRGVGARSNNRALSVIRNFFRYIKNNYEIENEAVFLLSRPIQRRTLPKALSIPDIKTLVEKMELSDLGEPWVVKREIAIVVLLYGAGLRISEALNLRVSDIGSENLIITGKGDKQRQVFILPVVKNCIQVYIKACPHLGVNNKTEHLFLGLRGKKLGRTYIANRLQKIRRMLNLPEILSPHAFRHSFATHLLQGDVDISSIQLLLGHSSLDTTQIYTHLNDQDVFNMYKNFQKSLKQKLKTP
- the pdhA gene encoding pyruvate dehydrogenase (acetyl-transferring) E1 component subunit alpha — encoded protein: MKAENFTKEQVIEFYKKMLLIRRFEEKSGQLYGMGLIGGFCHLSIGQEAVAVGTHAASKSGDSFITSYRDHGLMLACDSDPNVVMAELTGKETGCSKGKGGSMHIFDTEKKFFGGHGIVGAQVPIGTGMAFANKYKKNDNIVLTYFGDGAANQGQVYESFNMASLWKLPVIYIIENNEYAMGTSVQRSTLVTELYKRGESFGIPGKQVDGMNFFSVYEATKEAAEYARNGKGPMLLEMKTYRYRGHSMSDPANYRSKEEVENVKQNHDPIETLKKYMVDSKIASEEECKQLDKGIRDLVKKSEDFAKNSKEPSIDELYTDVYK